The sequence ACAACAAAAGTTTTAAGGTTTTTTACGTGTTGTGGGGGTCTCGGATGAAGTTTTAGAAGTTCAAGAGCAATTCACTTCTAAAACGTCACTCTGTTGCCTCATCTCACTACgtatcaattcaatcgaaaGACATTGATACTTAAGTTTTCCATAACCTTATCCTATTCTTttttgcccagaaaattatcttCTTTGTACTcttttaaaatgtttttttataaagcCATTTATGGGGGATTGTGAGAAAATGACTTTGTTTTGAAGAAAGTGGCTTTGATTGGTGGGGGTATATTTGTCATTAGGGACTTTGCTCTTAAGAGCTCTTTTCCTATCCCACGTGGGAAACTTACCAATATTTGAAAGGGTATATATAGAGTTGGGCCTCACAAGCCTTTAAATTATGTTTAGTGGGTTTTGGTAAATATACCACACGCACGCGCGCGCTTGCtcgttcgttcgcgcgacgctcgcccgtcccgactggacccaaattttatctttatttttatttttcttcacaaTATCTGTTTCACTCCTTTGAAGTtttcttcaacaatttatttagTAAAAAACGGATCCtgatttttctcattttctgcCTCCACGTTTTAACGTTCATATACACGTTCTAACGTTCTTATTTTTCAAACTTATAAATACAAGTTTTCAGCtttaagaaatacaatttttaATCTTTTCTCTTTACAATCTTTCTGGGCAATTAAACACTCTTGCTGTTCCATTATCTTCGACTTTGAGTGCATAAGTTCGAAGGTctctgtgttaaccttggggagcgaTCAGATTTCAGATTGCACCTCGGTCTGCCGAAATATCGCTTTTAAGGCAGTGGCTTCCGCCACGGCACAGTTCGTTTCCTGTTTCAATTTCCGATTGGTTTTTCTTTAACCCTGTCCGTCTCTAACAATAAACACATTATATGATCTCCAATAAGATATTAGCGGACATTTGGATGAttagtgttaacatactaatccaAAAATgtcattatatttttaaaaatatcactGTATAAAAAGTGACCATtaacatacatatataattttgtaaaagaaaaacatatgtacataataaaattatatgtgaCCCGAGAACACAAAATAAAATCGACATTAACCTAATCAGATTAGTACGATTATGACACGAAGGTTTTTAGATTGGATTAGGATTGACTTATTTGACATTAATCCCGAAAATTGACGCGATACGAACATGATACGAAACCGATAATTGTCACCTGAACATACCCTCATCTATTAAACCAAAAAATTAAATTGTCTTTAATTTGATACAAAGGAACAACACTTCGGGTTCTGTTtatcttagttttttttttttgaggaaccatccatttattttttaattatccataCTTGTTCCATTTACGCAGGCCCGTCTCTGAGCATGGGCAGGAGGGACGTCTGCCCAGGGCCTAAGGATGAGAAGGGCCCCAATTATAGTAATGTATTAGTacctattaaattatatttgattaaattaaaaaaaattatagttggTTAAAAACATTGGCATTAGATTCTTTCCAAATAAAAACGTTGgcattagttattattattattttttggtagaaacagaaaaggaaaacaaacaaacaagaacaactatcctgggatcagcctaggaaagctaaccccgatcctatcctctaaaagaagagaagagataAATATAGGGGGATCAGAAATggtagtaacacctaacattagttattaaataattattaaatagtctttctaaattccctaatttatctcggattctttccaaatttcctaataaaaactttgagcatcaattccctaatttatctcaaaGTATTTCTATAATTATCTTTCCAACCTATCAATcccaataaaattttataatttctttctCCCTTTTTTAATAACactccaatcccaaagaatattaAACAGTAATAGTATCCTACATCATCGGTTCATCTTCTCAATTCATCAactatataatcaattttgttttcTAATCACCTCACTATGAAACTTTCAATTACTAATAGCATTTTTTGTTGTCTTTGAGAAACTCTATCAGATTCTGATTTATTCGGTCTTCAAAAGCAATTTGGAAAAAACGTATCAAAATTttccaatttcaagaacttaggcaaatattataaatttaataaatcatttatttaaaaatttaacgGGTATCGGTATGTTGTATCCTAGGGCATTCTCATACCATCATGGGCAACGGTTTCGGGTAGTACCGGCTAGCAGCCTGTACAGTACCAGTTGCCATGCCGTGGCTTTTCTCTTTACTCGCTTCTCTGCTCTTCCCTCGTTAGGGGTGAGCAGAACCAAACCGAGAACCCAAACATCGAAAAAACCGGATcgaaaaaaccgaaccaaatcagatcgaattatattttggtttggttcggtcctaatttttaagttagtttggttttcggttcggttcggtttggtccGGTCCAAAACCGaacaaaaccaaaccgaaatataATATGTACTACTCTTAATTTTTaagattttaaattaattaactaattatatatagaaaagaaaaaacaattaaacatgttttttttttctctcaactaattatatatacaaaagaaaaactaattatatgattattttctttatataattgtttagttAGTGAATGTACAAGTAATTGTAGGTCTCTAGTGCTTTGTTTGGTCCAAACatgaaccaaaccgaaccgaaccgaaataatttggttcggtccaaaccaaaccgaattataatttgatttggTTTGGTCCTAAAAAATAGAAGTAATTTGGTTCGGTccaattcggtttggttcggtttttggaCCAAAACCGGACCATGCTCACCCCTCTCATTTCTGGTTCAGCTCTTCCCCTTCCCTCTCGTTTCTCCTTTTCCCTGCTCGTTCTGGCCTTCCGGTGTCTCGCCGGCAATTCTGGTTGCCTAACGTCATTGGCTTTTCTCCCTTCTCCATGTTGGTGTCTCTCCTTTTTGGTCTGTCGTCGTTGCTTTCAACGCCGGAAATAGGTAAGCTTTCGTCAACTAATCAAGTTAGATAGACTTCCGtcctttatttgatttttttacctTAAGTTTTGTATGTCAGGATCTAATTATTTTGTGGTGCATGAATATAGTTTTAGCGAGATTAATTATTACATGACTAATTGGTTACTTGTTgatttgtatttattttgtgttcaacttttttttttttacttagtATTTATGAGCTTTTTGCAGCAGTCATTCTGAATCACATTCAAACATTGAAGATGGATtttagtgattttttttatcagtacTTGTTAATCAAACCACCATTACAACCAGAACCAAAAGTAGGTCCCAATTAGGATCTCAAACCCCAATTGTAACTACAACTAGCAGCCGTAATGTTCAACTGAAGTTTAACATGAAAAGAAATCAAACTTATTATATCCTGCACCTTAGGTTGAATGTTTTGAAAACAATACTTATTCCTTGCTTGCCAAATAAAGTACACAGATGCAGTATTGACCGAAGGCCTAAGCTTTGTTGATATTGCTATTCTGTGTGGTGCTTTTGGTGGTAGTCCATTGGGTTCTTTAACATAGACTCAAAATCAGCCGAAACTCTACTAATCCCCACTTGTAGTGCCAAGCTCAATTAAGAATAGAAAGCACTCTTTTCTTTGTGGAGGTTTCAGCCGTTGGTTGCTCGAAATATCTGCACTAAGTTTCCCCCACCGCAAGTGTAAAGAAGCAGTAGCATCATGTTGTGAGGTCACATGTGTAGTTCTACTTGCTTCAAAAATGTCATGCTTCTGATCTTCCAATTGTGCCTTACCTAGGTCCTTATCCAATCTATACCAACGACTGAAGGTATTCATTTGGCACAAAAAATTTCCAACTGAGAAATCGACAACCGCAAAACACAGGTTATAATATATAGAAGATTAAGATGCAAGAGCTTTATTGAATGATAAAAAGTAGAGAATATATCAGAAGGAATAGCTACTTTGTCAAAACAGTGCCCAGGGATTCTCTCCCTTCTCTTTGCTAAAGCCAAGAGCAAGAGCCAGAactaaaattccagaaaattctcCTTACCCCTTCCCATGATGGAACCTACATACTCTGCTAAGCATAACAAACATCCAGTTCATCCACGTGCCATGTACTCCTCTTTTCTTCCTAGAGTAGACATGCCAAATAGTTGGACCATAAGTTGGGCCAATACAGGCTCACTGATGCAATTTCTGTCCTGATCTCTATCACAACCCCCCTTTTAATCCATTGAAATTACTGCGTTGGCTCTTATTTGAATATAGCCTGATGGGCACACTTCCTTGAGTATAGAAAACCAATGAATTGCTGGATCTTCTGTACAAATCTCAGACAAGGCTAGATTCGTCTCCATATATGTGATGCAGCTCGAACTATCCAACCGCTTGGGTCAATACCCTCAAACATCAGAATGTTGACCTTTCAAACAAGCATTCAGGATCCCTTGTGATGGCTGGAATGAATTGAAGCTTATTGTGTGCTGGTGGCTGATAATGTAAGCTCTTGTACTTGGGCACCTACCCCTACAAGGTTAGGTTCATGAAGTCGACTCTAGATTGCAAGCTTGCCTCTAGCTCACCAACAGTTGTTTGGCCTATCAACTGGTGGCAGGTTGGACTAGTTGATAGAGATCCACAGAACCACAAGAACAATTCATAGAAACTCAAACAGAAATAAGAGCAGTAGATGAGATTAGATGAAGAACAACTGATATCCTATTTCTCAAGGGAAAAGTCACAATAGTCTGCACTTAAGATAATGCAAATAGGCTAAACAAAATGCAAGAAAGCCCAGAACTCCCGCCACAGCTGGTGGCATATGCCACAAAATTTCCCAGACAACCCTACAGTGACTGGCTAGAGCTCTTTGTTGTCCTAAATGATCTCTCAACTACAGCTCTCCCAATCCTCGTTCTCTATGTGCCCTTTCTGTCTCGTGCTATAGACCTTCCAGATATTTGGGATGTGAGACAATGGGACCAAGACAGGCACTCTCTCTTTCATTTGCTGCTGCTTTGCTATCAACATTCATACACGTAATGGGTTTTTCATAGGAAGAAGTTGTATTTGCAAATCACATTAAATGCTGTTCTTTTCATGCATGGAACTGAATGCTCCTCTTTGATAATACACTATGTTCTGTCAAGGTAGCATCAATTTTTCTAAATAGCATTCTTTTTTAAATAATGCTGGTTATCTATTGTTTGTATGTTATGGAACAAAGGGTAGAAACCTTGGAACAAGAACTTGATGCTGACATTTATGCTGCTGCTCGTGCAGCAAAGGGACAGGCTGAGGCAGCACAAAAAGCTGTTGAATTACGTGCACAAGAAATTAGAAGAGAACTTGAAAATACCACAAGTATGTGTATCAATTCTTTACATTTCAACCATATTTATCCCATATAAATGAGATGTGAAGATAGTTATGGTAATGCTTGACAGTGCAAATCCGAGTATTCCCCTTTCTTGATTACAATGCTTATTAAATAAGCCTCCGATATATCTCAGGTCACTTAAACATTATAGGAACAGCTTCTTAGCTATAAATTGTTGATTATTTTTCATCAATATTATAGCTAAGATGTTGAAGATGAGGCATTTGTATTTACCTTTCTGTTGATAAATTGTTGTGTCAACAGTAGGAACGTGTTCTTTTTCGAAATCATATGCTGTGTCTCTGAAGTATAGTCGATCTGTGATTATCTTATGTTTACCACCAGTCATTTCATGCTGTACTCAATGTGCAACTTTGTGAAAAAAAGGGCgccccggtcgcactacgcgtccccgctgagcgagggtccggggaggggtcccaccacaagggtgtactgggggcaagccttcccctgccaatttatttggcaagaggccgctcctaagactcgaacccgtgacctcatggtcacacgacaacaacgtttaccgttgcgccaaggctcgccctcaatgTGCAACTTtgtgaaatttaaaaaaaaattgttagaaTTCATCACGCATGTAATGCAGTGACTATATTATGTTGGTGCATTTGAAATGTCTTGTTTGTTTGTGTTGGGTTATTTGCCTATTTCATCAAGGAAAGCAAACCTGTGAATGATATGAAAACTGATGTATCCTGGCTGCAGAGGTATTTGAACTGCACATGGAGGAGCTGTGTGCAAAGCAAGGTGAAATATTGAAACATATGTGATGATGAAATCAAACTTATGGAAGCTATAGTTCAGACACTTGGTGGGAAAGAATCGCATTGAGTTATTGTATGGCGACAATCAACCTGAGTTCCTACACAGACTGAAGCGCATGGGCTTCCAAGGTGAAGAATATGCAATTTTTCCAACTAATTTCCTTCAAAATTTTCCCAAACTGGAGAAGCTTGCTTTAAGTGATGCTTTTTGAAGAAATAAATCTTCAAGAATTTAGTTTTCCCAAGGTCAAAGATGCAGAGTCACTTGCATTGTTGATAAAATTAAAGCTATCAAATCTGCCAAAGCTCAAGCATCTAGCCCGTGATGATTATAGACTAGTCTCCTTATTTCAGTATCTAGAAGATTTAGGAACTTTGAGGAAATTTTGCCTCAAGCATCAGACTTGGTTCCTTGATACCCAGGTTTGTCTCTTACTAGTTTATGCTTGGAGGATTTATTCAAACTTGTTTGTTTACTCCTGAATTTGTAATCATATTGTCAATTATTCTAGCAGATGTTTCTGCCACCAGTTATGAAGTTACAGATCGGTCATCTGATGGGTGGCTTGCTGAATGCCTTAATGAAACTGAGGAGATGCAATTTAGTCCCACATATGTATGTTTCTTTAGACTTTAATGTTGTAGATGACTGATTGGTATGTCTCAAAATGATTAGTATTCTGCTAAAAAGCTGACTGATTTACTTCGTGTGACTCTGGAATTTTCATGTAGAGTCGGATTTtcaaattgatatttcaggTATATGTTTTATCATTCAAATTATGCTTGCATACTACTACTGCACTTTCTGTGTATGAGCCAAGGTTGTTAATGCATATCAGGCTGGCAGTAACCCACTTCAGACTGAAACTAATTCGGCTCCAAAATGCAGTATCCGAACACCCCGCAATGTAATTTTTAAAGGTGCTTCAGTTCTCTCTCCCGGATTATGTTTTATATTCCAAAGTATCTTGAGTTTCTTGTTTTGAGTTGTATTGTCTTTAAGACTATGTATTCTGTATATGTAGCAAGGTGAGCATGATTAAAATCCAtgctccagcttgagggggagtgtgATAATGTAACCATGTATGGGTCTGTCTAGGTAGGGGCTGTAGCTAGGTAGTATTCTTAATGTGTATATATACGTGTATTCTCCTTAAACGAAATATATTCATATAGTCTATATGGTATCTCATGTGTTTCCAGTGTATTCACATGTTTCTTACAAAGTTCATTCACTAACTCTACAGATCTAACTTTACGACTGAATTTTTGGTTGCAAACTTTGCTATTGTTCAGTTATCGGTCTCAATTATTTAACTACTAGTGACTTACCGATTGTTTTGTTCCAGTCTCTAACTGTCGAAATTGGGTTGCTATCCTTAGTTGGGGACCAATATATCGACTGGAAGATCTGTCTTAAGTCCTTTTGTTTATTGTAGTGTCAGTTTCAACAATTGCAACCACTAAAGGAAAAATTCCTCTATTTTGTGGGTTGGTATTCGAGTTTAATGCAAGTGTTTAGGTTTGATCTTTAAATGTCAGCAGCAATCCATTTGTTAATTTGCTTGTAAGAGTCAGAATGCTTGTATGAGTCAGAATTTTCCCTCATCTCGTCTCCATCTCTAGCCAAATTGCCTAACATGATATATATGTTATGTCGACACTTCAATACCCCCTAACACTTGCTAATGTGGTTTGCGTTGTCTCATACTCGCAGTTAGAGTCACCTTTCAATAACCCTTTCGTTTTTTTCAGCTATCCATTTGGTTcacattttcatttttcactTTGATACTTAAACACTTGTTAACATAGAAAAGGAAGATTAGTAACACAGTTTTCATACATACCATGTAATAAATCCTTCCCTTTTCCCTTCCTATTCATCTTTCTCCCACACTACACAATACCATTTTCACTGTCTTTACTTGAGAAGTAAACTTATCTTCATTTTCAGCTCCAACATCACTAAGTTCTGAATCATAAAAAATGTCGGAGGGACTGAATCCTTTGACAGTGACAAAACATGAGCACCTAATGATGTATTTTGCCTATTTTTGTTAAAGTTTCTAAAAACTGTCACTCTAGGTAAAATTTGTAATCATTTTTGGGATAAATCAATTGGGATCTAATGTTGCTTGAACCTGGTCAAATCAACTTTGGCTCTAAGAAATTGAATGAGTAGTTTCTATTATATTTTCTATAAGTTGagttataattttaatattatatcatGTGTGACAAAaatcaatttatattttttttactactaCAAAAAGGTTATCTTCTATTTTTttgtatataatattatttgtttttatatCTTAATAATGGCTTAATAGAGTACGGGTTAGGGATGTCAACGTGTACTGTACCTGCAGGTAcgggatcaaaaccattacccagtaatgggacgggtatgggaatactcCCCAGGGTACCCGTCATAACCTCaaccttttgttcttcaaccattgagtgataccaaTAGGCTACTTTATTCTTACTGAATaaagttcaatttgttcaatttttaaatggatgatttattaaatttgtaatattttttgttttatttattgattcttaacaggTAAGGGTACCGGGAATTAAATGAGACTGGTATGAGATGCAAAAGGTAtatccgttagggtaatgggacgtgtacgggtaattaaaagttaaacgggtaagggtttgggattgacactacccacgggtaccctacccgttgccatccctagtagGGACCGTAATTAACTCAAAAGACCGATTGGTCCCGGGCTTTTGGAAGTGTCTCATTACTTTAGTTCactgaacttacttaaagtgaccTATCTCTTGAACTTAAGTGATCTAATGTCCTCCCgaacttacttaaagtgaccTATTTTTCTCCCGAATTTACTTATATTGATACACGTTTCAACTTGTTCAAACCATCTTTTACTCTGCCATATAGAACTAGGGGTCAAGAATTTCATTGCCCCTGCTCTGCTGACCCGAAGGATTCTCTTGGCTTGGAAGTCTTGTTCAGGAGCTAACAAGACATCCTTAAAGTTTTGGgccaattattttttttttgcgagATTGCCCCTAATGTATTCAGTCTTTTTTGACAACAATGTATTCAGtctttaataattatatattttttcatgtATGTTACTGAAATAGAGATCACATGCATATGTCTGGATatgaggaaaaaaaaaaaaggctatTTACATTGGTAATTGAAAATTTCACGTGCTGCATTAATCTTcttgtttttctaatttttttttctctctctcatcAAACACATACTTAATTTGATGGGCCTGCCTGTGTGTGAACATAAAGGGTAGTGCTGAATTTGAATATGAATTAATGTGAGAAATCCAATGAAAGCTGAGTCATTAACCACTAACTTCTATatttaaaattacttttattatAACCATAACTATCGGAATGCAGGTAAACTATTCTATTTAATTAGTATCTAGGTATTcttattattcttttttttttttttctgtcagTGGTTTCTCTTTCATTTATGCTATGCTATTGAGCAGAGGATCACATGCGTTTTATTACTTCTTCTTGGCgtaatgcatatttacactCTTTACAAGTTTTGACTATTGacatcctaaacttttaaaataacctatcgtatatttatagttggctttaaaaacttATCATACATctatagttggttttaaaaatctatcacacatttatagttggctcattcagACCTCCTtcacaaaatcgttgatctttCATCTTTGAcaatcaacgattttgtgtgcaGGAGGTctgaatgagccaactatagtTTGTAatcaactataggtgtgtgataggttctTAATACCAATTATAAGTGtgtgataaattattttaaaagttcggGGTGCCAAATTATTCTTTTACCTCTGAACTTTAGAGATATCTCATTAGCACCCTAAACTTGTTTACAATGAGTTATTGGCCCTCTAAATTTAGTTAAAGTGAACTATTCGCTTTCTAAAATTGTTACAATATTCTATTAACCtcctaaacttatttaaaatgattttgGGAATGTTACCAAGTGGCTGAGCAGTGCGGATAAAGCTATTGGAGATGCCGATGAACTTGTGCAACAAAAAGAAGAAGCCAGCAAGAGGTGCTTTGTGGGATTATGTCCCAACTTGAAGACTCGCTATCAGCTGAGCAAGAAAGCACATAAGAAAGCTTCAGCGATTGAGAAGATTCGAAATGAACAAGGACTAGATTCAATTTCATTCAGGCCCCCTCTGCAACAGATAGTCGAGCCTTCTGTGTACAGCCGGGAAGCCTTGCCTTCAAGGGTGTTGATGCTCaaccaaattatggatgctctGAGAGATCCTAATCTGAATATGTTAGGGGTCTACGGTATGGGAGGTGTGGGTAAAACAACACTAGCAAAGGAGGTCCAAGCAAAAACAGCAGAAGAGAAGCTGTTTGAGACTGTGGTAGTGGTTACTGTTTCCCAGACGCCAGAATTGAGAAGGATTCAGGCAGAGATTGCTGATTTCTTGGGCCTGAAATTTGATGTTGAGGAACTCCCGGGAAGAGCAAGTCAACTTTCTAGAAGGTTGGACATGTCCAAAGTACTCATTATTCTTGACGATCTTTGGCAAAAACTTGATTTGTATGCTATAGGAATTCCTTCTGGAGATGCATCTAAggattgcaaaataatgcttacCTCAAGGAACAGAGATCTATTATCTAGTGAGATGCGTGCACAAAAACTATTCCCACTTGAAGCTCTAAAAGAAGAAGAGACATGGAGTTTGTTTGAAATGTCTGTAGGTGAGGCTAAAGATCCAAAATTCCATTGCATAGCAACTGAAATTGCAAAAAGATGTGCAGGGTTGCCCCTTTTGATTCAACTAGTTgccaatgaattacaaaacaaagaATCATATGTATGGAATGATAAGCTAAATCAGTTGTCTACCTTTGGCGATGAAGAAATATACGAAAGAGTATACAAAGTCCTTGAGTCCAGTTATGATAATCTACCTGGAGAGGAAATAAAGTCATTTTTCTTGCTTTGTGCTCTGTTTGGGCAATCTAATATCCGAATCCAGTACTTGTTGACTCGTAGTATGGGTTTGGGTTTATTTAAGCACATTCGTGACATTAGAGGTGCAAGGGACAAAGTGCTGACCTTGATCGAAAAACTCAAAGCCAAGAGTTTATTACTGGACGGCAACATTGATGGATGTGTGAAAATGCATGACGTTGTTCATGATACTGCTCTCTCAATTGCATCTAGAGCAGCAACATGCATATATTGGTGCAAATGAGGTTGGATTTAGGATTGGCCACACAAGAATTGCACTAGAATATCTCTTCCATACTGTGAGCTCTATGACCTTCCTGTAGGCCTAGCTTGCCCAGAGGCAGAATTGTTTTTACTTTTCACAGAAGATCTTGGTCTAGAAATGCCCAATTCATTTTTTGAagggataaaaaaattgaaggttgtTCAGTTTGCCGGCATGCGTCTGGTGTCTCTTCCTTCATCAATTGGTTTACTTACAAAGCTTCAGACATTGTGTTTACATAGATGCCGGCTGGATAATGTAGCTACAATTGGAGCGTTGAAGCAACTAGAGTTGCTTAGTTTTGCAGACTCAGAGATTGTTGAGTTGCCTAGAGAAATAGAGGCATTGACAAGATTGAAGCTATTAGATTTGAGAAATTGCTCCAGTCTCCAAGTAATTCCTGAAAATGTATTATCAAAACTGTGCTCATTAGAAGAACTGTACATGCTTAACAGTTTTGTTCGATGGAATACCAATGGTAATGTGAGCCTTTTGGAGCTTGAGAGTTTGCCTCACCTTTCAACTTTAGAAATACAAATTGTAAATTCCAAGTCGATACCACAAGGTTGCAGGTTCTTTCATGGGTTGAGAAGTTATAAAATATCCATAGGTGATGAATGGGATCGTTGGGGAGGGAATGATGAAAAATCAAGGATGCTAAAGCTAAAGCTAGATGTATGTATTCATTTGGAGGATGGGATTGAAGTGTTATTGAGAGGGGCTGAAGATCTATATTTATCTACAGCTAGGGGAATTGAGATTGTCCTTTATGATCTAGATCGAGAAGGCTTTCCGCAATTGAAGCATCTGAACATTCAAAATGATTATGGCATTCAACATCTGATCAAGTCGACAATGTGTGCTTCTTGTCATGCCTTTCCAATCCTAGAGTCGTTGTATCTGAATAATTTAATGAGCCTCGAGAAGATTTGTGATGGTCAGCTTGGAATGGGGTCTTTTTGGGAATTACAAATCTTAAAAATCAGTAATTGTGATAAATTGAAGAGCCTCTTCTCATTTTCATCTGCCAAGTGTTTATCGCAGCTTCGAGAAATGGATGTTAGATCTTGTGACAACATGGAAGCTATAATTGGTGAAGGAAGTGATGACGAGCATTACGTAGCGTTCACTCAGTTGACCTCCATAAAGTTGAGTTATCTACCACATCTCAAAGACTTTTGCAAAATAAAAGAGAGAGCTAAACAAGGGGGACTATTTTCAAATGAAATGGTATGCTTTTTTAAGTCTGATCTTgatgtttttctcttttctttgttCCCCTTTTCGGTATAAAAATAGAACACAACATTTGATGTGCAGGTTTCTTTCCCCAATTTAACAAGCTTGGAAGTGGAGAACTGTGAGAGTTTGAAATATGTATTTACAGCTTCAACGGTGAAATGTCTTTTGCAACTCAAAAAGCTTGAGATAATAAATTGTAAGTTAGTGGAAGAGATAATACAGagtaagaaagatgaagaaataGGAGAAGAGAGCATCCATATGATTGTGTTTCCTCAACTTGACTATCTTTTACTTTATAACCTTCAAAGTGTGGAAAGGTTCGGCTGTGGTTATTCAATTGAATTCCCATTTCTTGGAGCATTGAGGATACTAAGATGCTATGCAATGAAGAATTTCGTGTCGAAGTTTTCAAGCAATGGGAGTAGGGAAGAATACCTCTTCAATGAAATGGTGATATtttgcttcttttcttttctctattATTATTTGGActttaaattgaattgaattctATTTTCATCTAATGTTGTTTAGGGATGCAAGTATAATCTGGTCTAAGAGAACTATAAATCTTGTACTAATTGATCTAGTACATGTATTGCAGGCCACTTTCTCTAACCTGGAGAAAATGGAAGTCACAGACATGAACTTCAAATATTTATGGGACGAGCAATTCATAGCTGATGATtcattttctaaattaaaatcattgagcATTAAAAATTGCTCAAAGCTATCAGTTGTTTTCC comes from Euphorbia lathyris chromosome 8, ddEupLath1.1, whole genome shotgun sequence and encodes:
- the LOC136204008 gene encoding LOW QUALITY PROTEIN: probable disease resistance protein At4g27220 (The sequence of the model RefSeq protein was modified relative to this genomic sequence to represent the inferred CDS: substituted 2 bases at 2 genomic stop codons) produces the protein NDFGNVTKWLSSADKAIGDADELVQQKEEASKRCFVGLCPNLKTRYQLSKKAHKKASAIEKIRNEQGLDSISFRPPLQQIVEPSVYSREALPSRVLMLNQIMDALRDPNLNMLGVYGMGGVGKTTLAKEVQAKTAEEKLFETVVVVTVSQTPELRRIQAEIADFLGLKFDVEELPGRASQLSRRLDMSKVLIILDDLWQKLDLYAIGIPSGDASKDCKIMLTSRNRDLLSSEMRAQKLFPLEALKEEETWSLFEMSVGEAKDPKFHCIATEIAKRCAGLPLLIQLVANELQNKESYVWNDKLNQLSTFGDEEIYERVYKVLESSYDNLPGEEIKSFFLLCALFGQSNIRIQYLLTRSMGLGLFKHIRDIRGARDKVLTLIEKLKAKSLLLDGNIDGCVKMHDVVHDTALSIASRAATCIYWCKXGWIXDWPHKNCTRISLPYCELYDLPVGLACPEAELFLLFTEDLGLEMPNSFFEGIKKLKVVQFAGMRLVSLPSSIGLLTKLQTLCLHRCRLDNVATIGALKQLELLSFADSEIVELPREIEALTRLKLLDLRNCSSLQVIPENVLSKLCSLEELYMLNSFVRWNTNGNVSLLELESLPHLSTLEIQIVNSKSIPQGCRFFHGLRSYKISIGDEWDRWGGNDEKSRMLKLKLDVCIHLEDGIEVLLRGAEDLYLSTARGIEIVLYDLDREGFPQLKHLNIQNDYGIQHLIKSTMCASCHAFPILESLYLNNLMSLEKICDGQLGMGSFWELQILKISNCDKLKSLFSFSSAKCLSQLREMDVRSCDNMEAIIGEGSDDEHYVAFTQLTSIKLSYLPHLKDFCKIKERAKQGGLFSNEMVSFPNLTSLEVENCESLKYVFTASTVKCLLQLKKLEIINCKLVEEIIQSKKDEEIGEESIHMIVFPQLDYLLLYNLQSVERFGCGYSIEFPFLGALRILRCYAMKNFVSKFSSNGSREEYLFNEMATFSNLEKMEVTDMNFKYLWDEQFIADDSFSKLKSLSIKNCSKLSVVFPSNTYRRFQRIERLCLANCGRVEEIYEYQGIDFKEISNVHAFSLQDLQIWNLRSLKNIWSSDPCGALTFKNLQSIGVKCCEDLKYVFPTSIACGLLQLQQLKIIKCGGVELIIAKEKGERSDPSFQFPELTMLELVDLKELRSLYEGSHTFNCPKLRTLELLRVSNILVEKFIANVEELTIDDQCFNSINQSGEFYSKLKKVTVHSLEEESSIPIVFGFLRRLKSVEMLVFSECYSEEIFFELDDAVSQRSIGEEQFHHLSLKHLKLSSVGKLKHITMLV